A part of Neovison vison isolate M4711 chromosome 8, ASM_NN_V1, whole genome shotgun sequence genomic DNA contains:
- the SLC4A11 gene encoding sodium bicarbonate transporter-like protein 11 isoform X3, translating into MAAAARRMFHIQPCEQSSSIMSQNGYLEDVGYLKCDMDDASETREESLGDEAFDTVNSSIVSGESIRFFVNVNLEVQPTQAAENDSPGGCGLLHTSRKYLKLKNFEEEIRAHRDLDGFLARASIILNETATSLDDVLRAMLCRLAHDPQNAEPDCNLDLFMAMLFTDAGAPTEGKAHLLSDTIQGVTATVTGVQYQQSWICIICTSKALLRRHVCISRLVRPQNWGENSCEVRFVILVLAPPKTKSTKTATEVARTFATMFLDITFRQELLKTRTEEEFKEALVRQRQLLTMVSQCPVLSAKGYSMNSIHIYRPPKPLKHKDFLPVGKGIREDIARRFPVYPLDFTDGIIGKNKAVGKYITTTLFLYFACLLPTIAFGSLNDENTNGAIDVQKTMAGQGIGGLLYALFSGQPLVVLLTTAPLALYIQVICGICDDYNLDFSTFYAWTGLWNSFFLALYALFNLSLIMRLFKRSTEEIIALFISITFMLDAVKGMVKIFQKYYYHHDFGTYNTESTSLVSLLGLSTDLNTSLHMALNTSLPASPLQPTPGSHQADPPSRETAVLSLLIMLGTLWLSYTLYQFKKSPYLHPYMREILSDCALPISVLTFSLICSYGFREIKMSQFRYNPNKSVFEAAEMHSLSLGAIASAMGLGFLLSLLFFIEQNLVAALANAPENRLVKGTAYHWDLLLIAIINSGLSLFGLPWIHAAYPHSPLHVRALALVEERVENGHIYETIVNVKETRLTTLGASILVGFSLLLLPFPLQWIPKPVLYGLFLYIALTSIDGNQLFERVALLLKDQTSYPPTHYIRRVPQRKIHYFTGLQVLQLLLLCAFGMSNLPYMKMIFPLIMIVMIPIRYNLLPRIIEAKYLDAMDAEH; encoded by the exons ATGGCCGCGGCCGCCCGGCGCATGTTCCATATCCAGCCATGCG AGCAATCCTCTTCCATCATGTCGCAGAATGGATACCTTGAGGATGTAG GCTACCTCAAGTGTGACATGGATGATGCCTCTGAAACCCGTGAGGAGAGCCTGGGGGATGAGGCCTTCGACACGGTCAACTCCTCCATTGTGTCTGGCGAGAGCATCCGTTTTTTTGTCAACGTCAACCTCGAGGTGCAGCCCACCCAGGCTG CCGAGAATGACTCGCCTGGCGGCTGCGGGCTCCTTCACACCTCACGCAAG TACCTGAAGCTGAAGAACTTTGAGGAGGAGATCCGGGCGCACCGGGACCTGGACGGCTTCCTGGCCCGGGCCAGCATCATCCTGAACGAGACGGCTACCTCGCTGGATGACGTGCTGCGGGCCATGCTGTGCCGCTTAGCCCACGACCCCCAAAACGCGGAGCCTGACTGCAACTTGGACCTGTTCATGGCCATGCTCTTCACTGATGCCGGGGCCCCCACGGAGGGGAAAG CCCACCTGCTGTCTGATACCATCCAGGGGGTCACTGCCACGGTCACGGGGGTGCAATACCAGCAGTCCTGGATCTGCATCAT CTGCACCTCCAAGGCCCTGCTGAGGCGACACGTGTGCATCAGCCGTCTGGTTCGCCCTCAGAACTGGGGGGAGAATTCCTGTGAGGTGCGGTTCGTCATCCTGGTGTTGGCCCCTCCCAAGACG AAAAGTACCAAGACTGCCACAGAGGTGGCACGCACGTTCGCCACCATGTTCTTGGACATCACCTTCCGCCAGGAGCTCCTGAAGACCCGCACAGAGGAGGAATTCAAGGAGGCGCTGGTGCGTCAGAGACAGCTGCTCACCATGGTGAGCCAGTGCCCAGTCCTCAGCGCCAAGGGCTACAGCATGAACTCCATCCACATATACAGACCCCCCAAG cccctgaagcacaaagattttctccctgTGGGGAAGGGCATCCGGGAAGACATTGCCCGCAGGTTCCCCGTGTACCCACTGGACTTCACAGACG GCATTATTGGGAAAAATAAGGCTGTGGGCAAATACATCACCACCACGCTGTTCCTCTACTTCGCCTGCCTCCTGCCCACCATCGCTTTTGGGTCCCTCAACGATGAGAACACAAACGGGGCTATCG ATGTGCAGAAGACCATGGCAGGGCAGGGCATTGGAGGCCTCCTGTATGCCCTCTTCTCTGGACAGCCACTGGTGGTGCTCTTGACCACTGCGCCCTTGGCCCTCTACATCCAAG TAATTTGTGGCATCTGTGACGACTACAATCTGGACTTCAGCACCTTCTATGCGTGGACGGGCCTGTGGAACAGTTTCTTTCTCGCACTTTATGCCCTCTTCAACCTCAGTCTCATCATGCGTCTCTTCAAAAG GTCAACAGAAGAGATCATTGCCCTGTTCATTTCCATCACATTCATGCTGGACGCTGTCAAGGGCATGGTCAAAA TCTTTCAGAAGTACTACTACCACCATGACTTTGGGACCTACAACACAGAGAGTACTTCCCTGGTGAGCCTGCTGGGCCTCAGCACTGACCTCAACACCAGCCTCCACATGGCCCTCAACACCAGCCTCCCGGCCAGCCCACTACAGCCGACGCCCGGGAGCCACCAGGCTGACCCCCCGAGCCGGGAGACCGCAGTGCTCAGCCTCCTTATTATGCTGGGCACGCTGTGGCTGAGCTACACCCTCTACCAGTTCAAGAAGAG CCCCTACCTACACCCCTACATGCGGGAGATCCTGTCAGACTGTGCCTTGCCCATCTCGGTGCTCACCTTCTCCCTCATCTGCTCCTATGGCTTCCGGGAAATCAAAA TGAGCCAGTTCCGCTACAACCCTAACAAGAGCGTCTTTGAGGCGGCTGAGATGCACTCCCTGTCCCTGGGGGCCATCGCCAGTGCCATGggcctgggcttcctgctctcctTGCTCTTCTTCATCGAGCAGAACTTGGTGGCTGCCTTAGCCAATGCCCCGGAGAACAG GCTGGTGAAGGGCACTGCCTACCACTGGGACCTCCTGCTCATCGCCATCATCAACAGCGGGCTGTCTTTGTTCGGGCTGCCCTGGATCCATGCCGCctacccccactccccactgcaTGTGCGGGCCCTCGCTTTGGTGGAAGAGCGCGTGGAGAACGGGCACATTTATGAGAC AATTGTGAACGTGAAGGAGACACGGCTGACCACCCTGGGCGCCAGCATCCTGGTGggcttctccctcctgctgcttCCCTTCCCGCTGCAGTGGATCCCCAAGCCCGTGCTTTACGGCCTCTTCCTCTACATCGCGCTTACCTCCATCGATGGCAACCAACTCTTCGAGCGCGTGGCCCTGCTGCTCAAGGACCAG ACCTCGTACCCGCCCACCCACTACATCCGGAGGGTGCCCCAGAGGAAGATCCACTACTTCACCGGCCTGCAGGtcctgcagctgctgctgctctgtGCCTTTGGCATGAGCAACCTGCCCTACATGAAGATGATCTTCCCCCTCATCATGATTGTCATGATCCCCATCCG CTACAACCTGCTGCCCCGAATCATTGAAGCCAAGTATCTGGATGCCATGGATGCCGAGCACTGA
- the SLC4A11 gene encoding sodium bicarbonate transporter-like protein 11 isoform X4, which yields MSQNGYLEDVGYLKCDMDDASETREESLGDEAFDTVNSSIVSGESIRFFVNVNLEVQPTQAAENDSPGGCGLLHTSRKYLKLKNFEEEIRAHRDLDGFLARASIILNETATSLDDVLRAMLCRLAHDPQNAEPDCNLDLFMAMLFTDAGAPTEGKAHLLSDTIQGVTATVTGVQYQQSWICIICTSKALLRRHVCISRLVRPQNWGENSCEVRFVILVLAPPKTKSTKTATEVARTFATMFLDITFRQELLKTRTEEEFKEALVRQRQLLTMVSQCPVLSAKGYSMNSIHIYRPPKPLKHKDFLPVGKGIREDIARRFPVYPLDFTDGIIGKNKAVGKYITTTLFLYFACLLPTIAFGSLNDENTNGAIDVQKTMAGQGIGGLLYALFSGQPLVVLLTTAPLALYIQVICGICDDYNLDFSTFYAWTGLWNSFFLALYALFNLSLIMRLFKRSTEEIIALFISITFMLDAVKGMVKIFQKYYYHHDFGTYNTESTSLVSLLGLSTDLNTSLHMALNTSLPASPLQPTPGSHQADPPSRETAVLSLLIMLGTLWLSYTLYQFKKSPYLHPYMREILSDCALPISVLTFSLICSYGFREIKMSQFRYNPNKSVFEAAEMHSLSLGAIASAMGLGFLLSLLFFIEQNLVAALANAPENRLVKGTAYHWDLLLIAIINSGLSLFGLPWIHAAYPHSPLHVRALALVEERVENGHIYETIVNVKETRLTTLGASILVGFSLLLLPFPLQWIPKPVLYGLFLYIALTSIDGNQLFERVALLLKDQTSYPPTHYIRRVPQRKIHYFTGLQVLQLLLLCAFGMSNLPYMKMIFPLIMIVMIPIRYNLLPRIIEAKYLDAMDAEH from the exons ATGTCGCAGAATGGATACCTTGAGGATGTAG GCTACCTCAAGTGTGACATGGATGATGCCTCTGAAACCCGTGAGGAGAGCCTGGGGGATGAGGCCTTCGACACGGTCAACTCCTCCATTGTGTCTGGCGAGAGCATCCGTTTTTTTGTCAACGTCAACCTCGAGGTGCAGCCCACCCAGGCTG CCGAGAATGACTCGCCTGGCGGCTGCGGGCTCCTTCACACCTCACGCAAG TACCTGAAGCTGAAGAACTTTGAGGAGGAGATCCGGGCGCACCGGGACCTGGACGGCTTCCTGGCCCGGGCCAGCATCATCCTGAACGAGACGGCTACCTCGCTGGATGACGTGCTGCGGGCCATGCTGTGCCGCTTAGCCCACGACCCCCAAAACGCGGAGCCTGACTGCAACTTGGACCTGTTCATGGCCATGCTCTTCACTGATGCCGGGGCCCCCACGGAGGGGAAAG CCCACCTGCTGTCTGATACCATCCAGGGGGTCACTGCCACGGTCACGGGGGTGCAATACCAGCAGTCCTGGATCTGCATCAT CTGCACCTCCAAGGCCCTGCTGAGGCGACACGTGTGCATCAGCCGTCTGGTTCGCCCTCAGAACTGGGGGGAGAATTCCTGTGAGGTGCGGTTCGTCATCCTGGTGTTGGCCCCTCCCAAGACG AAAAGTACCAAGACTGCCACAGAGGTGGCACGCACGTTCGCCACCATGTTCTTGGACATCACCTTCCGCCAGGAGCTCCTGAAGACCCGCACAGAGGAGGAATTCAAGGAGGCGCTGGTGCGTCAGAGACAGCTGCTCACCATGGTGAGCCAGTGCCCAGTCCTCAGCGCCAAGGGCTACAGCATGAACTCCATCCACATATACAGACCCCCCAAG cccctgaagcacaaagattttctccctgTGGGGAAGGGCATCCGGGAAGACATTGCCCGCAGGTTCCCCGTGTACCCACTGGACTTCACAGACG GCATTATTGGGAAAAATAAGGCTGTGGGCAAATACATCACCACCACGCTGTTCCTCTACTTCGCCTGCCTCCTGCCCACCATCGCTTTTGGGTCCCTCAACGATGAGAACACAAACGGGGCTATCG ATGTGCAGAAGACCATGGCAGGGCAGGGCATTGGAGGCCTCCTGTATGCCCTCTTCTCTGGACAGCCACTGGTGGTGCTCTTGACCACTGCGCCCTTGGCCCTCTACATCCAAG TAATTTGTGGCATCTGTGACGACTACAATCTGGACTTCAGCACCTTCTATGCGTGGACGGGCCTGTGGAACAGTTTCTTTCTCGCACTTTATGCCCTCTTCAACCTCAGTCTCATCATGCGTCTCTTCAAAAG GTCAACAGAAGAGATCATTGCCCTGTTCATTTCCATCACATTCATGCTGGACGCTGTCAAGGGCATGGTCAAAA TCTTTCAGAAGTACTACTACCACCATGACTTTGGGACCTACAACACAGAGAGTACTTCCCTGGTGAGCCTGCTGGGCCTCAGCACTGACCTCAACACCAGCCTCCACATGGCCCTCAACACCAGCCTCCCGGCCAGCCCACTACAGCCGACGCCCGGGAGCCACCAGGCTGACCCCCCGAGCCGGGAGACCGCAGTGCTCAGCCTCCTTATTATGCTGGGCACGCTGTGGCTGAGCTACACCCTCTACCAGTTCAAGAAGAG CCCCTACCTACACCCCTACATGCGGGAGATCCTGTCAGACTGTGCCTTGCCCATCTCGGTGCTCACCTTCTCCCTCATCTGCTCCTATGGCTTCCGGGAAATCAAAA TGAGCCAGTTCCGCTACAACCCTAACAAGAGCGTCTTTGAGGCGGCTGAGATGCACTCCCTGTCCCTGGGGGCCATCGCCAGTGCCATGggcctgggcttcctgctctcctTGCTCTTCTTCATCGAGCAGAACTTGGTGGCTGCCTTAGCCAATGCCCCGGAGAACAG GCTGGTGAAGGGCACTGCCTACCACTGGGACCTCCTGCTCATCGCCATCATCAACAGCGGGCTGTCTTTGTTCGGGCTGCCCTGGATCCATGCCGCctacccccactccccactgcaTGTGCGGGCCCTCGCTTTGGTGGAAGAGCGCGTGGAGAACGGGCACATTTATGAGAC AATTGTGAACGTGAAGGAGACACGGCTGACCACCCTGGGCGCCAGCATCCTGGTGggcttctccctcctgctgcttCCCTTCCCGCTGCAGTGGATCCCCAAGCCCGTGCTTTACGGCCTCTTCCTCTACATCGCGCTTACCTCCATCGATGGCAACCAACTCTTCGAGCGCGTGGCCCTGCTGCTCAAGGACCAG ACCTCGTACCCGCCCACCCACTACATCCGGAGGGTGCCCCAGAGGAAGATCCACTACTTCACCGGCCTGCAGGtcctgcagctgctgctgctctgtGCCTTTGGCATGAGCAACCTGCCCTACATGAAGATGATCTTCCCCCTCATCATGATTGTCATGATCCCCATCCG CTACAACCTGCTGCCCCGAATCATTGAAGCCAAGTATCTGGATGCCATGGATGCCGAGCACTGA
- the SLC4A11 gene encoding sodium bicarbonate transporter-like protein 11 isoform X2, whose product MGVDGPWDQSESERKYVEARGPPPRSWAWHRNSETGRPATTWRVEGQAPTLQPSQPVLNNTVYKPLPEQSSSIMSQNGYLEDVGYLKCDMDDASETREESLGDEAFDTVNSSIVSGESIRFFVNVNLEVQPTQAAENDSPGGCGLLHTSRKYLKLKNFEEEIRAHRDLDGFLARASIILNETATSLDDVLRAMLCRLAHDPQNAEPDCNLDLFMAMLFTDAGAPTEGKAHLLSDTIQGVTATVTGVQYQQSWICIICTSKALLRRHVCISRLVRPQNWGENSCEVRFVILVLAPPKTKSTKTATEVARTFATMFLDITFRQELLKTRTEEEFKEALVRQRQLLTMVSQCPVLSAKGYSMNSIHIYRPPKPLKHKDFLPVGKGIREDIARRFPVYPLDFTDGIIGKNKAVGKYITTTLFLYFACLLPTIAFGSLNDENTNGAIDVQKTMAGQGIGGLLYALFSGQPLVVLLTTAPLALYIQVICGICDDYNLDFSTFYAWTGLWNSFFLALYALFNLSLIMRLFKRSTEEIIALFISITFMLDAVKGMVKIFQKYYYHHDFGTYNTESTSLVSLLGLSTDLNTSLHMALNTSLPASPLQPTPGSHQADPPSRETAVLSLLIMLGTLWLSYTLYQFKKSPYLHPYMREILSDCALPISVLTFSLICSYGFREIKMSQFRYNPNKSVFEAAEMHSLSLGAIASAMGLGFLLSLLFFIEQNLVAALANAPENRLVKGTAYHWDLLLIAIINSGLSLFGLPWIHAAYPHSPLHVRALALVEERVENGHIYETIVNVKETRLTTLGASILVGFSLLLLPFPLQWIPKPVLYGLFLYIALTSIDGNQLFERVALLLKDQVLQLLLLCAFGMSNLPYMKMIFPLIMIVMIPIRYNLLPRIIEAKYLDAMDAEH is encoded by the exons ATGGGTGTTGATGGCCCCTGGGACCAAAGTGAGAGTGAGAGGAAGTATGTGGAGGCAAGAGGTCCCCCGCCCAGGTCCTGGGCTTGGCATCGAAACAGCGAGACAGGGAGGCCGGCCACTACGTGGAGGGTGGAAGGACAggcccccaccctccagccctcGCAGCCGGTGCTGAATAACACCGTCTACAAACCGCTGCCGG AGCAATCCTCTTCCATCATGTCGCAGAATGGATACCTTGAGGATGTAG GCTACCTCAAGTGTGACATGGATGATGCCTCTGAAACCCGTGAGGAGAGCCTGGGGGATGAGGCCTTCGACACGGTCAACTCCTCCATTGTGTCTGGCGAGAGCATCCGTTTTTTTGTCAACGTCAACCTCGAGGTGCAGCCCACCCAGGCTG CCGAGAATGACTCGCCTGGCGGCTGCGGGCTCCTTCACACCTCACGCAAG TACCTGAAGCTGAAGAACTTTGAGGAGGAGATCCGGGCGCACCGGGACCTGGACGGCTTCCTGGCCCGGGCCAGCATCATCCTGAACGAGACGGCTACCTCGCTGGATGACGTGCTGCGGGCCATGCTGTGCCGCTTAGCCCACGACCCCCAAAACGCGGAGCCTGACTGCAACTTGGACCTGTTCATGGCCATGCTCTTCACTGATGCCGGGGCCCCCACGGAGGGGAAAG CCCACCTGCTGTCTGATACCATCCAGGGGGTCACTGCCACGGTCACGGGGGTGCAATACCAGCAGTCCTGGATCTGCATCAT CTGCACCTCCAAGGCCCTGCTGAGGCGACACGTGTGCATCAGCCGTCTGGTTCGCCCTCAGAACTGGGGGGAGAATTCCTGTGAGGTGCGGTTCGTCATCCTGGTGTTGGCCCCTCCCAAGACG AAAAGTACCAAGACTGCCACAGAGGTGGCACGCACGTTCGCCACCATGTTCTTGGACATCACCTTCCGCCAGGAGCTCCTGAAGACCCGCACAGAGGAGGAATTCAAGGAGGCGCTGGTGCGTCAGAGACAGCTGCTCACCATGGTGAGCCAGTGCCCAGTCCTCAGCGCCAAGGGCTACAGCATGAACTCCATCCACATATACAGACCCCCCAAG cccctgaagcacaaagattttctccctgTGGGGAAGGGCATCCGGGAAGACATTGCCCGCAGGTTCCCCGTGTACCCACTGGACTTCACAGACG GCATTATTGGGAAAAATAAGGCTGTGGGCAAATACATCACCACCACGCTGTTCCTCTACTTCGCCTGCCTCCTGCCCACCATCGCTTTTGGGTCCCTCAACGATGAGAACACAAACGGGGCTATCG ATGTGCAGAAGACCATGGCAGGGCAGGGCATTGGAGGCCTCCTGTATGCCCTCTTCTCTGGACAGCCACTGGTGGTGCTCTTGACCACTGCGCCCTTGGCCCTCTACATCCAAG TAATTTGTGGCATCTGTGACGACTACAATCTGGACTTCAGCACCTTCTATGCGTGGACGGGCCTGTGGAACAGTTTCTTTCTCGCACTTTATGCCCTCTTCAACCTCAGTCTCATCATGCGTCTCTTCAAAAG GTCAACAGAAGAGATCATTGCCCTGTTCATTTCCATCACATTCATGCTGGACGCTGTCAAGGGCATGGTCAAAA TCTTTCAGAAGTACTACTACCACCATGACTTTGGGACCTACAACACAGAGAGTACTTCCCTGGTGAGCCTGCTGGGCCTCAGCACTGACCTCAACACCAGCCTCCACATGGCCCTCAACACCAGCCTCCCGGCCAGCCCACTACAGCCGACGCCCGGGAGCCACCAGGCTGACCCCCCGAGCCGGGAGACCGCAGTGCTCAGCCTCCTTATTATGCTGGGCACGCTGTGGCTGAGCTACACCCTCTACCAGTTCAAGAAGAG CCCCTACCTACACCCCTACATGCGGGAGATCCTGTCAGACTGTGCCTTGCCCATCTCGGTGCTCACCTTCTCCCTCATCTGCTCCTATGGCTTCCGGGAAATCAAAA TGAGCCAGTTCCGCTACAACCCTAACAAGAGCGTCTTTGAGGCGGCTGAGATGCACTCCCTGTCCCTGGGGGCCATCGCCAGTGCCATGggcctgggcttcctgctctcctTGCTCTTCTTCATCGAGCAGAACTTGGTGGCTGCCTTAGCCAATGCCCCGGAGAACAG GCTGGTGAAGGGCACTGCCTACCACTGGGACCTCCTGCTCATCGCCATCATCAACAGCGGGCTGTCTTTGTTCGGGCTGCCCTGGATCCATGCCGCctacccccactccccactgcaTGTGCGGGCCCTCGCTTTGGTGGAAGAGCGCGTGGAGAACGGGCACATTTATGAGAC AATTGTGAACGTGAAGGAGACACGGCTGACCACCCTGGGCGCCAGCATCCTGGTGggcttctccctcctgctgcttCCCTTCCCGCTGCAGTGGATCCCCAAGCCCGTGCTTTACGGCCTCTTCCTCTACATCGCGCTTACCTCCATCGATGGCAACCAACTCTTCGAGCGCGTGGCCCTGCTGCTCAAGGACCAG GtcctgcagctgctgctgctctgtGCCTTTGGCATGAGCAACCTGCCCTACATGAAGATGATCTTCCCCCTCATCATGATTGTCATGATCCCCATCCG CTACAACCTGCTGCCCCGAATCATTGAAGCCAAGTATCTGGATGCCATGGATGCCGAGCACTGA
- the SLC4A11 gene encoding sodium bicarbonate transporter-like protein 11 isoform X1: protein MGVDGPWDQSESERKYVEARGPPPRSWAWHRNSETGRPATTWRVEGQAPTLQPSQPVLNNTVYKPLPEQSSSIMSQNGYLEDVGYLKCDMDDASETREESLGDEAFDTVNSSIVSGESIRFFVNVNLEVQPTQAAENDSPGGCGLLHTSRKYLKLKNFEEEIRAHRDLDGFLARASIILNETATSLDDVLRAMLCRLAHDPQNAEPDCNLDLFMAMLFTDAGAPTEGKAHLLSDTIQGVTATVTGVQYQQSWICIICTSKALLRRHVCISRLVRPQNWGENSCEVRFVILVLAPPKTKSTKTATEVARTFATMFLDITFRQELLKTRTEEEFKEALVRQRQLLTMVSQCPVLSAKGYSMNSIHIYRPPKPLKHKDFLPVGKGIREDIARRFPVYPLDFTDGIIGKNKAVGKYITTTLFLYFACLLPTIAFGSLNDENTNGAIDVQKTMAGQGIGGLLYALFSGQPLVVLLTTAPLALYIQVICGICDDYNLDFSTFYAWTGLWNSFFLALYALFNLSLIMRLFKRSTEEIIALFISITFMLDAVKGMVKIFQKYYYHHDFGTYNTESTSLVSLLGLSTDLNTSLHMALNTSLPASPLQPTPGSHQADPPSRETAVLSLLIMLGTLWLSYTLYQFKKSPYLHPYMREILSDCALPISVLTFSLICSYGFREIKMSQFRYNPNKSVFEAAEMHSLSLGAIASAMGLGFLLSLLFFIEQNLVAALANAPENRLVKGTAYHWDLLLIAIINSGLSLFGLPWIHAAYPHSPLHVRALALVEERVENGHIYETIVNVKETRLTTLGASILVGFSLLLLPFPLQWIPKPVLYGLFLYIALTSIDGNQLFERVALLLKDQTSYPPTHYIRRVPQRKIHYFTGLQVLQLLLLCAFGMSNLPYMKMIFPLIMIVMIPIRYNLLPRIIEAKYLDAMDAEH from the exons ATGGGTGTTGATGGCCCCTGGGACCAAAGTGAGAGTGAGAGGAAGTATGTGGAGGCAAGAGGTCCCCCGCCCAGGTCCTGGGCTTGGCATCGAAACAGCGAGACAGGGAGGCCGGCCACTACGTGGAGGGTGGAAGGACAggcccccaccctccagccctcGCAGCCGGTGCTGAATAACACCGTCTACAAACCGCTGCCGG AGCAATCCTCTTCCATCATGTCGCAGAATGGATACCTTGAGGATGTAG GCTACCTCAAGTGTGACATGGATGATGCCTCTGAAACCCGTGAGGAGAGCCTGGGGGATGAGGCCTTCGACACGGTCAACTCCTCCATTGTGTCTGGCGAGAGCATCCGTTTTTTTGTCAACGTCAACCTCGAGGTGCAGCCCACCCAGGCTG CCGAGAATGACTCGCCTGGCGGCTGCGGGCTCCTTCACACCTCACGCAAG TACCTGAAGCTGAAGAACTTTGAGGAGGAGATCCGGGCGCACCGGGACCTGGACGGCTTCCTGGCCCGGGCCAGCATCATCCTGAACGAGACGGCTACCTCGCTGGATGACGTGCTGCGGGCCATGCTGTGCCGCTTAGCCCACGACCCCCAAAACGCGGAGCCTGACTGCAACTTGGACCTGTTCATGGCCATGCTCTTCACTGATGCCGGGGCCCCCACGGAGGGGAAAG CCCACCTGCTGTCTGATACCATCCAGGGGGTCACTGCCACGGTCACGGGGGTGCAATACCAGCAGTCCTGGATCTGCATCAT CTGCACCTCCAAGGCCCTGCTGAGGCGACACGTGTGCATCAGCCGTCTGGTTCGCCCTCAGAACTGGGGGGAGAATTCCTGTGAGGTGCGGTTCGTCATCCTGGTGTTGGCCCCTCCCAAGACG AAAAGTACCAAGACTGCCACAGAGGTGGCACGCACGTTCGCCACCATGTTCTTGGACATCACCTTCCGCCAGGAGCTCCTGAAGACCCGCACAGAGGAGGAATTCAAGGAGGCGCTGGTGCGTCAGAGACAGCTGCTCACCATGGTGAGCCAGTGCCCAGTCCTCAGCGCCAAGGGCTACAGCATGAACTCCATCCACATATACAGACCCCCCAAG cccctgaagcacaaagattttctccctgTGGGGAAGGGCATCCGGGAAGACATTGCCCGCAGGTTCCCCGTGTACCCACTGGACTTCACAGACG GCATTATTGGGAAAAATAAGGCTGTGGGCAAATACATCACCACCACGCTGTTCCTCTACTTCGCCTGCCTCCTGCCCACCATCGCTTTTGGGTCCCTCAACGATGAGAACACAAACGGGGCTATCG ATGTGCAGAAGACCATGGCAGGGCAGGGCATTGGAGGCCTCCTGTATGCCCTCTTCTCTGGACAGCCACTGGTGGTGCTCTTGACCACTGCGCCCTTGGCCCTCTACATCCAAG TAATTTGTGGCATCTGTGACGACTACAATCTGGACTTCAGCACCTTCTATGCGTGGACGGGCCTGTGGAACAGTTTCTTTCTCGCACTTTATGCCCTCTTCAACCTCAGTCTCATCATGCGTCTCTTCAAAAG GTCAACAGAAGAGATCATTGCCCTGTTCATTTCCATCACATTCATGCTGGACGCTGTCAAGGGCATGGTCAAAA TCTTTCAGAAGTACTACTACCACCATGACTTTGGGACCTACAACACAGAGAGTACTTCCCTGGTGAGCCTGCTGGGCCTCAGCACTGACCTCAACACCAGCCTCCACATGGCCCTCAACACCAGCCTCCCGGCCAGCCCACTACAGCCGACGCCCGGGAGCCACCAGGCTGACCCCCCGAGCCGGGAGACCGCAGTGCTCAGCCTCCTTATTATGCTGGGCACGCTGTGGCTGAGCTACACCCTCTACCAGTTCAAGAAGAG CCCCTACCTACACCCCTACATGCGGGAGATCCTGTCAGACTGTGCCTTGCCCATCTCGGTGCTCACCTTCTCCCTCATCTGCTCCTATGGCTTCCGGGAAATCAAAA TGAGCCAGTTCCGCTACAACCCTAACAAGAGCGTCTTTGAGGCGGCTGAGATGCACTCCCTGTCCCTGGGGGCCATCGCCAGTGCCATGggcctgggcttcctgctctcctTGCTCTTCTTCATCGAGCAGAACTTGGTGGCTGCCTTAGCCAATGCCCCGGAGAACAG GCTGGTGAAGGGCACTGCCTACCACTGGGACCTCCTGCTCATCGCCATCATCAACAGCGGGCTGTCTTTGTTCGGGCTGCCCTGGATCCATGCCGCctacccccactccccactgcaTGTGCGGGCCCTCGCTTTGGTGGAAGAGCGCGTGGAGAACGGGCACATTTATGAGAC AATTGTGAACGTGAAGGAGACACGGCTGACCACCCTGGGCGCCAGCATCCTGGTGggcttctccctcctgctgcttCCCTTCCCGCTGCAGTGGATCCCCAAGCCCGTGCTTTACGGCCTCTTCCTCTACATCGCGCTTACCTCCATCGATGGCAACCAACTCTTCGAGCGCGTGGCCCTGCTGCTCAAGGACCAG ACCTCGTACCCGCCCACCCACTACATCCGGAGGGTGCCCCAGAGGAAGATCCACTACTTCACCGGCCTGCAGGtcctgcagctgctgctgctctgtGCCTTTGGCATGAGCAACCTGCCCTACATGAAGATGATCTTCCCCCTCATCATGATTGTCATGATCCCCATCCG CTACAACCTGCTGCCCCGAATCATTGAAGCCAAGTATCTGGATGCCATGGATGCCGAGCACTGA